A single window of Streptomyces aquilus DNA harbors:
- a CDS encoding DUF6461 domain-containing protein translates to MVGEHERNGLRWTADAYDVGFTLALSEGLSPHELLRGIRAEEHCIVPLTRFAAYELLTRDADDHISDLDFLDWEDEAEVARLTDGGFLPDPPDTIVRAGSVAGWAYALEEFQCRTGTHLAALSQRGRAFSIHRNAKGFSRIGYALHGELVTSFEPGLPHLTNGVPAEAPLGFVPNGDEPGDVAFLRFLEVELDLWIPWEETEAELPAAAFTDERTVR, encoded by the coding sequence ATGGTCGGGGAACATGAACGGAACGGCCTGCGCTGGACAGCCGATGCCTACGACGTCGGCTTCACGCTTGCCCTCAGCGAGGGTCTCTCGCCGCATGAGTTGCTGCGCGGCATCCGCGCCGAGGAACATTGCATCGTCCCGCTGACCCGCTTCGCGGCATACGAGTTGCTGACCAGGGACGCGGACGACCACATCAGTGACCTCGACTTCCTGGACTGGGAAGACGAAGCGGAGGTCGCCCGTCTGACGGACGGAGGCTTCCTGCCCGACCCGCCCGACACCATCGTGCGAGCGGGCTCGGTGGCGGGCTGGGCGTATGCGCTGGAGGAATTCCAGTGCCGCACGGGGACTCATCTCGCCGCCTTGTCCCAGCGGGGGCGGGCGTTCAGCATCCATCGCAACGCCAAGGGCTTCAGCCGCATCGGCTACGCCCTCCATGGAGAGCTGGTGACCTCCTTCGAGCCCGGTCTACCCCATCTCACGAACGGCGTCCCAGCCGAAGCACCCCTCGGCTTCGTCCCCAACGGGGACGAGCCGGGGGACGTGGCGTTCCTGCGGTTCCTTGAAGTCGAGTTGGACCTCTGGATCCCCTGGGAGGAGACCGAGGCAGAGTTGCCGGCAGCCGCATTCACCGACGAGCGGACTGTGAGGTAG